The window CCTAATACTGCCAGTATAATTCCCGCTGCCGCCCCAACCATCAAAGGGATACTGCCTGTAAGGCCAAAATAACCTCCTCCATAAATGCCTCCTGCTGCCCCTAATATCAGTCCAGCCACAGCACCCCAAAAACGTATAAGCTTCAGTCCCAGAAGGCATAACAGCAATCCAACCGCCACTGCCGCCGCCAGGCCTGCCAGTTCACTCTGGCCCAGGGCGCCGCCAGTTCCGGACAGTACGGATATACCTTTTTCTATCTGAACCAGTACTTTTTCAAAACTCAAGATTGTGTCCATATTTCTCTCCTTATCCCTTGTTATTTATACTTTATTTCTGCAGATTCCCCTCCTGCATTTCTTTTATTTTAGCAACTTTTATAAAAATATACAACATAAAGATGGATGCTAATCTACCTCTGATTAACACCCATCTTTATTCTGATATTTCTATCATTCTTTTACCTCTCTCATTATAAAATCTTTAGTTTTAAATTATTGTTGCTGGTGGTCCGTACCTCCTTTTCTTAAAATCTCTTATCGGATCGTATAATCTCAGGAATAAACACTGCGGATTTTGCTTCTCTCATAACTTTCTCGTCATTATGATATTTCTCCAGCTAATCTGTTTCTTCCTTTGAAGTCCGATAAAGTAAAATCTGACTGAATTCTTATGATATATTTTGTTTTTTATAAGTATTCAATCAGTTTTATTTCTTGTCATTATAATATCATCTATATTTATATATGTCAATATATTTTTTGATATTTTTTTATTTATTATATAATTATCAAATAAATTATCCATATATTGCAAACTAAACAAATATTTTTGTAATTCCTTATAATTTATTTCTTAATATACTCAACTCCCCCTTAACCCATGCTCCCAAGGGCGGTTGGATACTGACGTGCCCAACAATGAATATCTACAAGCCAAAAACCTCAATGCAGGCATACGGGGCACCAAACCAGCAGCGATACAGGCATCGGGGTATCAAATTCTCACGGCAGTGGCCAACTGGACTTGTAAGCATGTCCCCTTGGCTCATTGCCCGCGGGAATAGACTGGGGTAATTCTGCATTTCTTTTCATAGTGTCTTTGCATTGACTTCTTTATTCAATGACTGTAGAATAGGAATATCTAATTTTTCTACATATTACAATTATAGAATAAGATATAATAATTAAAGGAGTCTACTATGGAACAATTGAAAATTCCCCAGGGATACCGCTCTCCTCTTACCATACGAGAAACAGAGGTGGCGATTAAGGAAATCAAAGATCATTTTGAACGGTCACTGGCAAAAGCGCTTCATTTAACCCGTGTTTCAGCACCTCTGTTTGTCCGCCCAGAATCTGGCATGAATGATAATCTAAATGGTGTGGAACGGCCGGTCTCATTTGGCATCAAAGAGCAGGATGAGGCTTCCGCTGAAATCGTACATTCCCTGGCAAAATGGAAAAGATATGCATTAAAACACTATGACTTCCATTCCGGCGAAGGGTTGTATACCGATATGAGCGCTATACGCAGGGATGAGGAGACAGATAATATCCACTCTTTATATGTTGACCAGTGGGACTGGGAAAAAATCATCTCCAAAGAGGAACGCAATATGGAGACATTAGAATATACAGTCCGCAAAGTATACAGTGCTTTGAAGGAGACAGAGGATTTCATCTCCAGAAGATATAATTACATAGAACCCCTACTGCCAGATGATATTTTCTTTGTCACTTCCCAGGAGCTGGAAGATATGTTCCCTGGTAAAGCTCCAAAAGAAAGAGAACGCCTCATCGCCAAATCAAAGGGGGCTGTATTTATATCTCAAATCGGCAAAACCCTCTCCTCCGGTGAGAGACATGACGGCCGTGCGCCTGACTACGATGACTGGGAATTAAACGGGGATATAATTGTTTATTATCCTGTTTTAGATATAGGGTTGGAGCTTTCCTCCATGGGAATCCGGGTGGATGAGGATTCCCTGGAAAGGCAGCTTAAAGCTGCAGGCTGCGAAGAGCGGGCTCAGCTTCCCTTCCAGAAAGCGCTGCTGGACCGCGAGCTCCCTTATACAGTTGGAGGAGGAATCGGCCAGTCACGTATCTGTATGTACTATCTGCGAAAAGCACATATCGGCGAAGTCCAGTCTTCTCTCTGGCCGGACGACGTGGCACAATGTGCCCTTTCCAGTGGAATACAGCTCTTATAAGCCAAAGACTCCAATAAAGACTACGGGGCATCAAGTTAGCAGCGATGCAAGCAGCGGGGTATTAGACCCTCGCGGCAGCCGCCAGGTGGACATGTAAGCATATCCGCTTGGTTGCTCACAGGAATAAAAGCCAAAGTTTGTGCAAATTAAGTTCTCTCCCCACGGACATACTATTACAGTATTTCCGCGGGGAGAAACGTATAACTGCACAGGCTTTGGCTCTTATATTCCCCCTCAGCCCTTCTTGTCAGTCCTTCTTGATTCTTATGCCCACTGCCTGGGCATACTGCGCTTTGTGCCTATCTTCCACCACATTTCTTGGATATCCGATGACTCCATTATTTTCATAGGGGTCATTAAAATAATAGGCATGGTCGTCATATCCCACCAGGAGCATACAGTGCTCATTCGAAATCCAAGTAAACGTTTGATTACAGTCTTTTAGCTTCCAGCAGGGCCCCTTTATGGGTTCCTTCATATTAATGCAGGCCCAGAAAATAACTGGCATCCCTTTGTCAATGTATTTCTCAAGCAAGCTGTCCAGGGAGGCCCCTGTTTCATCAAAAATTTCATACTTTTCACCTGCCACTTTTGTAAGCGCCCTGCAGATAACCGGAGCGTAGCACCCAAAAGATTCCCCATCATAAGGACTTCCGCAAAAATGCTGATTTGGGTTTGGCCCATAGAGTTCTCCATCCCGTGTTTCAAAACTATCCTTCTCCAAATAATTTTCAATAAATTCGTCTACGGTGACAGGATATCCTAAATATTGAAGCAGCATAACAGCACTGACACTTTCACACCCAGTAGGGTATTTTTCACTCTGGTCAATATATGGGGCATCAATCTTAATCATCTAGGTTCTCCATTCCTGCTTTTTTGCATATTTTTCATCACTGTAAGTACGATCAATAAAATTGCCAGGCTCAGTGAAAGGGCAACCCACCATATTTTAACTATCCCCGCTATGATATAGCCAACAATACATACAATAGCTACCACCACTGCATACTGCATCTGTGTAGAAACATGGTTGAGGTGGTTGCTCTGCGCGCCGGCAGAGGACATAACCGTTGTGTCTGAAATCGGAGACACATGATCGCCGCACACAGCTCCTGCCAATACTGCTGACACAGATATTACCATCATTTCCATATTATTAGAATTGGAAAACATGGCTACAACAATCGGCACAAGGATAGCGAACGTCCCCCATGAAGTGCCCGTTGAAAATGCAAGGAATATAGCAATCATAAACATAATTGCTGGGACCGCGATGCTGGCTGTAGCGTTATTCCCAACGACTTTCCCTACAAAATCTGCTATGCCCAGGGCATCTCCCATCCCTTTAAGAGACCACGCAAAAATGAGGATGGCGACTGCCGGAATCATCAGCTTAAACCCTTCTACAAAGCTATCCATAAATCCTTTAAAAGAAATTACTTTTCTTGGCAGGTACAAAACCAGCATAAACAAAATGGTCAGCATTGTGGCAAAAATAAGGCTTGTCTCTGCATCACAACCGGAAAATGCCGTCACAACGTCTGTCGCCCCTCCTTGAAAGCCTGTGAAAATCATGGCTCCAATAGCAGAGATAATCAGAACAAGCACTGGCAAAATCAGGTCAGCCACTTTTCCCCTGGAAGAAGAGGCCTCCTCTCCTACCTGCTCAAATTCTTCCGCCCCTGATGTAAACAGATCTCCCTTCCGGGCATTTTCCTCATGCCTTTTCATCAGGCCGAAATCAAATCCTGTAATAATCACATAAAATACCATGGCAATTGTGAGCAGCGCATACAAATTATAGGGAATTGTCCTTATAAAGAGCTGGAACCCTGTAATTCCTGCGTCCTCCGGGACATAGGAATTTACCGCCGCTGCCCAGCTTGAAATCGGAGCGATAATACAGACTGGGGCCGCCGTAGAATCAATTATGTAAGCAAGCTTTGCCCTGGAAACTTGATACCTGTCTGTTACCGGCCGCATAACCGACCCCACAGTCAGGCAGTTAAAATAGTCATCCACAAAGATCAGAATACCTAATCCAGTAGTGGCAAGCAGGGCACTTTTCTTCGACCTAATCTTAGTACCGGCCCAATTGCCATAAGCAGCCGAACCTCCAGACTTGGCCATAAGTACAATAATCATGCCAAGCAGCACGTCAAAGATCAAAATATTCAGATTCATACTGTTCTTCATAATCTCAAAAAACGATATAAATGAATCCCAAGGCCGAAATCCAGAGTAAAGAAGCGCCCCCACAGCCACCCCCATAAATAAGGAGCTATAGACCTCCTTCGTTACAAACGCCAAAATAATGGCCAGCAGCGGCGGCACCAAAGACCACCATGTGCCAATAAACATTGAACCATCCATACAACACCCTCACTCTCCTGTCCAGATTCTCTAATAGTCTGACAATATATAATTTATATTATATACATTTTAGCGAATTAACGCGAAATATACAATTACTTTTTGTGTAGATTGTAGAAAAACTTCAATGGGGACAGTCCCTTTTGCAAAAGGGACTGTCCCCATTGATCTCCTTTTTCAGAATATTCAGATATTATATTCGTCCACTTCTCTCCTCAAGGGTATAGATGCCGCTGCCCCTGCCCGTGAGACTGCCACAGATGAGGCACGGGCCGCCATCCTGAGTCCATCAGGGACTGACATCCCCTCTAGTATAGAAGCAATAAAATATCCTGTGAATGTATCGCCGGCAGCGGTCGTATCTACTGCTTTAACTGGAAAGATACTTTGTCTATATTGTACTTTTGCATCTTGGTATACTGCCCCTGCGCTTCCCAAAGTCAATATGATTTTTGCGTCCGGATATAGTCTTCTCAGTTCTTCTAATATTTCCTCCGGTTCCGGCTGGCCGGTTACCTGTGCTCCTTCCACTTCATTGAGCAGAAACATAGATACCTTGTTAAAATCACAGGATTTTAAAGCTTCATTATATGGTGATGGGTTTAAGATGATTGTCAGCTTTTTTTCGTATGCTCTCTTAATAATATAATCCAGTAAATTAATTTCATTCTGAAGCAGGAGAATATCCCCTGAATGGAAATTAGCCAATACTTGATTGACATATTCTTCAGTTACTTTTCTGTTTGCCCCTCCATATAAAAGAATACAGTTCTGGCCATTTCTGTCAACCTGTATTATTGTATGCCCGCAGGGCCCCTCTACTCTGCTTATATAATCAGAATTTACGCCGGCATTCCGGCACACATCAAGCAGGATATCCCCACCATCCCCGACCAACCCTGCATGAAACACCTCTGCCCCGGCTTTTGCCAGTGCTATAGACTGGTTCAGGCCTTTACCTCCGCAAAAAGTCTGCATTCCCCCTGAACTCAAAGTCTCCCCAGGGGTCACCATATGGTCAACCGCATATACATAATCCAGATTAAGTGAACCAAAATTTAAAACCTTCATATACTATCACTCCTTTACCAACAGGCCATTTTACTGCCCTTCTCTGCTTCCTTCAATTATTATACCTTATTGAACATTAGTAGTTCAATAAGTATACCGTATTGAGCATCAGCAGTTCAATAAGTATACCGTATTGAGCATCAGCAGTTCAATAAGTATACCGTATCGAACATTAGCAGTTCAATAAATATACCCCGAAAGTATCCCCCATCTATGGCGGCATATATTACAAGGTGCCCTTAAAGAGCACCTTGGTAAAAACACGCGGCATTCACGCACTGACTTCTGCTAAATCAAAACCGCCAGAACAGCCTGCCACCAAAAACATACAAAACTCTCAACAGCAGATGGCCGTCCATTTAGTTTACTGCTGGCTGGCGCCATTGGATCTATTATAAAACCATTTCACAATTTCCACTTGGATAATGGAGAGTAAAGATAATCCAATTACGGTTAGCCATTGCGCACCATTCAGTAAAGTGAGCTGAAATGCGTTCCTTAAACCTGGAATAAACAAAATACATGCCATTAACAGGCCTGAGGCAGCAAAGGAAATAATCAGCCACGGGTTTATTCCTTCTGTACGTACCCATATAGGCTCTGTATTCGAACGCTGATTAAAAGCGCGCAGCATCTGGGAGAATGCCAGCACGCAAAAGGCCATTGTTTCGCCCGTGACATGATTCCCTGCCGACATTCCAATCCAGTAAGCACATATTGTCATAATTGACACAAAAATACCTTGCGTTATCACACGGCGCACCAAGTCTTTTCCAAATAATGTCCCCGATTTAACAGGCTGGTGCTTCATGATATTTTTACTGGCAGGGTCAACGCCTAACGCCAGTGCAGGAAGAGTAGCCGTAGCCAGATTGACCCAGAGAATGTGGACAGCCAAAAGCGGCGCCTCCCAGTTAAATAATGTAGCGATCAACAGAGTCAGGATTTCCGCAATATTCCCTACCAACAAAAATTGGATTACTTTCTGTATATTTCGATAGACACGCCGCCCCTCTTTAATTGCATATGCGATAGTTGTGAAACTATCATCCAGCAAAATCATATCAGAAGCATCTTTTGCCACATCTGTCCCTGTGATTCCCATAGCAACACCAATATCCGCTGCTTTCAGGGCAGGAGAGTCATTTACACCATCTCCCGTCATTGCGGCAACCTCACCGGTCCGCTTTAAACTTTGAATAATTCTCAGCTTATCAGCCGGTGACACACGGGCAAAAACAGTTGTTGTCTTAACCAATCTGTCAAGTTCACTGTCTGCCAGGACATCAAGTTCATCACCTGAGATCACTGTATCGCCAGTCCGATAAATGTTCAGGGCCTTGGCAATCGCAAGAGCTGTCACCTTGTGGTCTCCGGTAATCATAATAGTACGAATACCCGCCTGACGGCAAGTGCGCACAGATGCAGCTACTTCTTCTCGCGGCGGGTCTATCATACCGGTTACACCAATAAAGGTCAGGCCTGATTCTATATTTTCATCATCCGCAGGAGGAGCCGATAAAAAACGCGTGGCAAACCCCAGTACACGTAAAGCACTCTCTGACATAGAAAGACAAAGACTTATAATATTCTTTTTATCTGTATCTGTAATCGGGCGCACACCGTCACCAGTTAAAATGTACGTGCAAAGCGGCAGCATTTCATCTACCGCCCCTTTTGTATAGGCGGTCCAGCGATTGTCAATCTGGTGTACTGTGGTCATGCGCTTCCTGACAGAGTCAAAAGGCTGTTCAAATGTACGTGGATATCTATCTTCAAGATTTTCATGGTCAATACCAAATGCCTGCGCCATGTAAATCAATGCGCCCTCAGTAGGGTCACCGATAATCCCCCCTTCCCGGTCTGGGTCAAAGCTTGCATCGTTGCAAAGCGCAGCGGCATAAACCAACTCTTTATATACATTTGGATGATGCTGCGCAGCATTTTCCACCAGCGTAGTTTTTCCACTTTCAAAATCACCGTTGACTGCAATATGGGTCACAGTCATTTTGTTCAAAGTCAGGGTACCGGTTTTATCAGAGCAAATCACTGTCGCACTTCCCAAAGTTTCCACCGCCGGTAATTTGCGGATAAGTGCATTTTTCTTGGCCATGCGCTGTACGCCTAATGCCATCACAATCGTAGCTGTCGCAGGCAGTCCCTCCGGGATAATAGAAATTGCCAGAGAAACCGCTATAAGAAATTGTGGGATTAAAGGCCGCTGGTACAATACTCCAAGGGAAAGAATTAAAGCGCAAACAATTAAGCCAATTATGGTAAGTGTTTTTCCAACGGCATTCAGTTTCTGTTTTAACGGAGTATCCATATCATCTTGATTATCCAGCATACCTGCAATATTCCCCACTTCGGTATTCATGCCCGCAGCAACGACAACACCAGCGGCACGCCCATAAGTTACAATAGCTGACGTATATGCCATATTGCTGCGGTCACCAAGGGGACAATCCTCCGGCAATATATCCTCTGCTTCTTTTTCTGAAGGAACAGATTCTCCCGTCAAAGAAGCCTCCTGTACTTTCAGATTGGCAGAGGCAATCAGACGCAGGTCAGCTGGAACCATATCTCCGTCACTGAGCATTACAATATCACCTGTAACCAATTCTCTGGCAGGAATGATACTCTCCTCGCCCTGACGCAGTACACGGGCTGTAGGAGCGCTCATATTACGCAGAGCTTCCAGTGATGACTGCGCCTTTTTTCCCTGTACAATACCAATAATTGCATTTACAATGACGATGGTAAAGATTACCACCGCTTCTGTCCATTCCTGTAAAACAGCAGACAATGCCGCCGCACCTATCAAGATTAGAACCATAGGGTCAATAATCTGTTCTCTCAGCATTTGTAAGATGCTCTTTGGCGGTTTCGGGCGCAGCTCATTGCACCCATTTTGTTTGAGCCTTTCGGCAGCCTCGGCATCACTCAATCCTTCCTCAGAGGTATGTAATATATTGTACACCTCTGTAAGTTCCTGAGTGTGCCAAGGCACGCGTTTGTGATGATCCATAGTGGACAAACCACTCCTTTCTTTATAAAAATAATATATTTCTGACCGCCTTTTAGCGGAGGCCAGCGAAAAAGAAATGCAAAAAGACATAACCTACCATCTAACAGTTAGATGCAGATTATGCCTAATATATAAAACATATTCAATTTACTATAAATGTTACTTCGGTCAGCGTCGCTACTGTCAACGTCGTCCATATATAAGTTCCAAGTCCCTTCAGATATTTATTTGAATAGATTATACAGGGTAATTATCTTTCTGTCAATACTATTATTATGAAATGAAGTTCCAAAAAATAAATACTTTCCCGCCTGTACAAGCATTTCCACCGCCAACTGCCTGTACAGGCCCCTGCCGTAGACTCCTGCCTACTGGCAGGCATAAAGCTTTTCCATTATCAGCCGTTTATAACCTAAAAATTCCTCTGACAGGCTAAACCCCTCCCGTCTTGGTTTAGGTTCCTGAATTATGATTTCTTCTGTAATTCTCCCCGGCCTCCCAGTCAGAAGATAGATCCTATCTGATAATAGGACGGCTTCATCAATATCATGTGTAATAAACAAGGTAGAGAGATGTATTTTATCCATGACATCCAGATACCATCTGTGCATTTCACTTTTTGTCAGAGTATCCAGCGCACTGAAAGGCTCATCCAGAAGAGCTACTTCTTTAGAAAACATATAGGTCCTAAGAAGCGCCGCCCTCTGCCTCATGCCCCCTGAAAGCTGGTGGGGGTACTTTTTCTGTGTACCCTCCAGTCCAAATTCTTCAAATTTAGGACTCACCTGCTCTCTGGCAGCCTTTTTCTTCATCCCTCTAAGCAGAAGGGGCAGGGCAGTATTATCCTCAATTGTCCGATATGGAAGCAGCAGGTCCTTCTGCAGCATATAACTAATATGCCCTGGCTGTCCGGTAATCTCTTCACCATTTAACATTACAGTACCACAGTCGGGATGATGCAGTCCTGAAATCACATTGAAAAGAGTGGTTTTCCCTCCTCCGCTGGCGCCCAGCAGGCAGACCAGTTCATTATCGTGAAGTTCAATGGAAATATTTTCTATAATTTTTGTATTATCGTAGGATAATGCCACATCCCTTACAATCAATTCCGCCATCTTTTGCCTTACTCCAGATAATCATTTGTAAATCCAGTATTCTCAGGTATTTCTGTCTCTGACAATCCGTTCTCACTCACCCAGTTATAAAATGCATTCCACCTTGCAGGGTCAATATAACCCCACTGCTCTACTTCTGCCTTATATTGATCCTTCATATACTCCTGGCTCGCCAGTACCAGATCTTCATCCAGCTCCGGCGCCTCCTTACACAGAATGTCTGCCGCTTCCTGAGGATTATCAATGGCATACTCATAACCCTTCCTAGCCGCTGAAAGAAACGCCTTTGCGGTATCAGGGTTCTCTTCCATCCATTCACTGTTACCGATAATGACAGGTGTATAATAATCAAACACTTCATTGATATCCTTGAATGCAAAATAATCCGTCTCCAACCCTGCCTGCTCTGTGGCTATACCGGCCCATCCATAGAAAATCCAGATGGCATCTACAGAATTCCCTTCCAGGGCAGATACCTCGTCAGTCACAGTACTCGGGATCATTTCGATTTTACTGAAATCACCTCCGTCTGCCTCTACCACATTTTTTAAGATTGCCTGCTCCATTTCCAGGTTCCATGTGGCATACTTTTTACCTTCCATTCCCTTAGGGCGGTCCATCCCCTCCCCTTTACGGGAAATAATCCCAGAAGTATTATGCTGCAAGACAGCGGCAACAGCTTCGATAGGCATCGCATTTTCTCCTATAACTGCAGGCATCATGCTATCCTGGAATGAAATGCCAAACTGGGTTTTTCCTGAACCCACCAAAACTTCTGCGCCATCCTCAGGGGGCTGTACAATCTCAACCTCCAGCCCTGCATCCTGGAAATACCCCTTCTCCTGCGCCACATATAAACCTGTATGGTTTGTGTTAGGAGTCCAGTCAAGTACAAATGTAATTTTATCCAAGTCTTTATCTGTACTCTTCTCCCCATCCTCTTGCTTTGTCTCTGTGCCGCAGCCTGAAGCCGCGGCGGCCAGAGCAACCGTAAGTATCATAGCTATTAATTTTTTTTTCATTTATTTTTCTCCTCCCAGGGCATACACTTCCTCTGTACAAAATTTACTGCCCACATCAAAATCAGGCTGGTAACAGATATTAAAAAAATAACTGCGAACATCTTGTCAAAAGAAAATGCCTTTTTTACCCTAATCATGTATACGCCCAGGCCGC of the Luxibacter massiliensis genome contains:
- the asnA gene encoding aspartate--ammonia ligase, whose product is MEQLKIPQGYRSPLTIRETEVAIKEIKDHFERSLAKALHLTRVSAPLFVRPESGMNDNLNGVERPVSFGIKEQDEASAEIVHSLAKWKRYALKHYDFHSGEGLYTDMSAIRRDEETDNIHSLYVDQWDWEKIISKEERNMETLEYTVRKVYSALKETEDFISRRYNYIEPLLPDDIFFVTSQELEDMFPGKAPKERERLIAKSKGAVFISQIGKTLSSGERHDGRAPDYDDWELNGDIIVYYPVLDIGLELSSMGIRVDEDSLERQLKAAGCEERAQLPFQKALLDRELPYTVGGGIGQSRICMYYLRKAHIGEVQSSLWPDDVAQCALSSGIQLL
- a CDS encoding C39 family peptidase, which produces MIKIDAPYIDQSEKYPTGCESVSAVMLLQYLGYPVTVDEFIENYLEKDSFETRDGELYGPNPNQHFCGSPYDGESFGCYAPVICRALTKVAGEKYEIFDETGASLDSLLEKYIDKGMPVIFWACINMKEPIKGPCWKLKDCNQTFTWISNEHCMLLVGYDDHAYYFNDPYENNGVIGYPRNVVEDRHKAQYAQAVGIRIKKD
- a CDS encoding Na+/H+ antiporter NhaC family protein, with translation MDGSMFIGTWWSLVPPLLAIILAFVTKEVYSSLFMGVAVGALLYSGFRPWDSFISFFEIMKNSMNLNILIFDVLLGMIIVLMAKSGGSAAYGNWAGTKIRSKKSALLATTGLGILIFVDDYFNCLTVGSVMRPVTDRYQVSRAKLAYIIDSTAAPVCIIAPISSWAAAVNSYVPEDAGITGFQLFIRTIPYNLYALLTIAMVFYVIITGFDFGLMKRHEENARKGDLFTSGAEEFEQVGEEASSSRGKVADLILPVLVLIISAIGAMIFTGFQGGATDVVTAFSGCDAETSLIFATMLTILFMLVLYLPRKVISFKGFMDSFVEGFKLMIPAVAILIFAWSLKGMGDALGIADFVGKVVGNNATASIAVPAIMFMIAIFLAFSTGTSWGTFAILVPIVVAMFSNSNNMEMMVISVSAVLAGAVCGDHVSPISDTTVMSSAGAQSNHLNHVSTQMQYAVVVAIVCIVGYIIAGIVKIWWVALSLSLAILLIVLTVMKNMQKSRNGEPR
- a CDS encoding ribokinase, whose product is MKVLNFGSLNLDYVYAVDHMVTPGETLSSGGMQTFCGGKGLNQSIALAKAGAEVFHAGLVGDGGDILLDVCRNAGVNSDYISRVEGPCGHTIIQVDRNGQNCILLYGGANRKVTEEYVNQVLANFHSGDILLLQNEINLLDYIIKRAYEKKLTIILNPSPYNEALKSCDFNKVSMFLLNEVEGAQVTGQPEPEEILEELRRLYPDAKIILTLGSAGAVYQDAKVQYRQSIFPVKAVDTTAAGDTFTGYFIASILEGMSVPDGLRMAARASSVAVSRAGAAASIPLRREVDEYNI
- a CDS encoding cation-translocating P-type ATPase, which codes for MDHHKRVPWHTQELTEVYNILHTSEEGLSDAEAAERLKQNGCNELRPKPPKSILQMLREQIIDPMVLILIGAAALSAVLQEWTEAVVIFTIVIVNAIIGIVQGKKAQSSLEALRNMSAPTARVLRQGEESIIPARELVTGDIVMLSDGDMVPADLRLIASANLKVQEASLTGESVPSEKEAEDILPEDCPLGDRSNMAYTSAIVTYGRAAGVVVAAGMNTEVGNIAGMLDNQDDMDTPLKQKLNAVGKTLTIIGLIVCALILSLGVLYQRPLIPQFLIAVSLAISIIPEGLPATATIVMALGVQRMAKKNALIRKLPAVETLGSATVICSDKTGTLTLNKMTVTHIAVNGDFESGKTTLVENAAQHHPNVYKELVYAAALCNDASFDPDREGGIIGDPTEGALIYMAQAFGIDHENLEDRYPRTFEQPFDSVRKRMTTVHQIDNRWTAYTKGAVDEMLPLCTYILTGDGVRPITDTDKKNIISLCLSMSESALRVLGFATRFLSAPPADDENIESGLTFIGVTGMIDPPREEVAASVRTCRQAGIRTIMITGDHKVTALAIAKALNIYRTGDTVISGDELDVLADSELDRLVKTTTVFARVSPADKLRIIQSLKRTGEVAAMTGDGVNDSPALKAADIGVAMGITGTDVAKDASDMILLDDSFTTIAYAIKEGRRVYRNIQKVIQFLLVGNIAEILTLLIATLFNWEAPLLAVHILWVNLATATLPALALGVDPASKNIMKHQPVKSGTLFGKDLVRRVITQGIFVSIMTICAYWIGMSAGNHVTGETMAFCVLAFSQMLRAFNQRSNTEPIWVRTEGINPWLIISFAASGLLMACILFIPGLRNAFQLTLLNGAQWLTVIGLSLLSIIQVEIVKWFYNRSNGASQQ
- a CDS encoding ABC transporter ATP-binding protein; amino-acid sequence: MAELIVRDVALSYDNTKIIENISIELHDNELVCLLGASGGGKTTLFNVISGLHHPDCGTVMLNGEEITGQPGHISYMLQKDLLLPYRTIEDNTALPLLLRGMKKKAAREQVSPKFEEFGLEGTQKKYPHQLSGGMRQRAALLRTYMFSKEVALLDEPFSALDTLTKSEMHRWYLDVMDKIHLSTLFITHDIDEAVLLSDRIYLLTGRPGRITEEIIIQEPKPRREGFSLSEEFLGYKRLIMEKLYACQ
- a CDS encoding ABC transporter substrate-binding protein; its protein translation is MKKKLIAMILTVALAAAASGCGTETKQEDGEKSTDKDLDKITFVLDWTPNTNHTGLYVAQEKGYFQDAGLEVEIVQPPEDGAEVLVGSGKTQFGISFQDSMMPAVIGENAMPIEAVAAVLQHNTSGIISRKGEGMDRPKGMEGKKYATWNLEMEQAILKNVVEADGGDFSKIEMIPSTVTDEVSALEGNSVDAIWIFYGWAGIATEQAGLETDYFAFKDINEVFDYYTPVIIGNSEWMEENPDTAKAFLSAARKGYEYAIDNPQEAADILCKEAPELDEDLVLASQEYMKDQYKAEVEQWGYIDPARWNAFYNWVSENGLSETEIPENTGFTNDYLE